GGATGCCAACATTATGTTCAAATTATCAAAGAAAGGAAGGAGTAATGCAGACGGTACGGATGATAAGGGTCATCTTGTGGCTTTTGTACATTATCGGTTCACCATCGAGGAAGAAATTCCTGTTCTTTATGTGTATGAATTACAGCTTGAGCAACGTGTTCAGGGGAAGGGGTTGGGAAAGTTCTTAATGCTGCTAATTGAGCTGATTGCTCAGAAGGTGATAGACTAATCTTTCCTCATTCTAGTCACAGCACTGCTGAAAATTTCTGTAGTATGTTTCTTCCCCCATGGAGATACTTGTCTTGCAGTAGAGTGGACATGTTCAAGTGCTAACGAAAGCTATCACTTTGCAGAGCAAAATGAGTGCCTTGGTGCTAACTGTCCAGAAGGCAAACATGACGGCAATACACTTTTATAGGAATAAGCTAAGGTGATGTATTAATATGTTAGATtagcattttatttccatttaGCAGATGCCATTTACATGATGATGGTATTGAAATATCAATATGTGAAgcaaaaaaaagggcagcccggtgcactaagctcccgctatgcgcggggtccggggaatgGCCGGACCACAAGTATCtatcgtacgcagccttaccctacatttctgcaagaggctgtttccacggctcgaacccatgaTCTCCTGGTCACACGGCATCAACTTTATCAGTTATCAGTTTCAATATGTGAAGCAACAAAATTATAATAACCTTAGGTAGCTACACTTTGAGTATAAGTAAAGCATACTTTTTTACTTTTATAGAAAACTAGACTATTCGTCCTCTTTCTTTATGCTGTACCAATAATCAAATTCACTAACTGTCATCTGGAATCAATAAGTATCATTAAGTGGTTCCATATGTAAGATTCGCCAAAGATATATCCTCTGTAATTGAAGTAAGCTTGTCATATCTTGGCATAAGATGTTGGATAGCATGCTAAAGGGGAAGATGCTAACAGAAAAATTGTTGAAGTTTCAGGAGATTTCTGTGTCTGACTCTTGCTTTTTGGAATGAACATATAAAAATACAACAAAATATTTTATGGTTAACTATTCCAAACTGATGTATTGGACATGCTTGTATGTGTTTTGGATGACTCAACAAGTCAAATATACCAATGGCCTGTTACATAATCTGTTCCAGTTTGTCTTCCTCTCATTATTAGATAACAGATGCTTATCTCTAACCTGAAATATACCAATGGCCTGTTACCATAACTCGTGTATGTCAATATTCTGCAGGTACCTGATATCTACCATGTCACCTTCACAGGTAGATCGACTGTCTGCGATAATTCAGTTTTCATCACAATTTGCTTAAGCTTTTCATTCTTCTTGTTTGGTACTGCAGATGGGATTACAGTCAAATTATGAGATTCTTTGCAAGTCATTTGATTCTGAAACTAAAGCTGTACTAGAGGTGTGCAATCCCTTTTCCCTTGTATTAAATATCAAACCAAAGAGGACTCAAATAAGATTTGACATCTCACATGCACTCAAAATTCTCCCAAGAATTCATGCATCCGATTACTGTATCAACTGGTAATGCTTAAATTCTATTGTAGGAGTATTATGCCAAAATTTTCTAAACTGTTGCTGCTTCATTCAATCAGTTACTAGGCACTCTTGTGGATTAAATCTGAATACATGTAAAACTACTGAATGCTGCAGATGAAGTTTCTCACATGGAACAAACTACAGTCTATGTTATGGTCAAGGTTCCAGTTCTGTAATTTCTTTTCGGTTCAATGAtcgaaaattttctttttctctcttggtgatgttgttttgtcatatgTATGGCCACTGGTGCATTTCCATGAAATGCACAGTGTTCTCCTAGTGGGTAGATGAGGTGCACAATCATTTAGGATTATAGGCGCATTCTCCTGACaaattatctttttcttttctctaaaaTATCTGTCCATTGAAGGAGTGAAGATAACTGCGTACAAGGTGATTCAAAATCCGTCCTGCAAAGCATCTTACAAAGTTCTAGCATGTCAGCTTGACGATAATGAAACCTGTGAAGAGGTAGCATAATGTGAATTATGTAATAGAAATTGCAAAGAGTATGGTTGCTGAAGTAGCATTATGTTCTAGTAGATGTTAATTGATTATTAGGCCTTAAGCATTTTCAGTAAATTATTCGGTGTATTTGCCGAACATAACAAGTTGTATTATTTATTCTCCATCAGGACCATCACTGTCTTTATGTTCTTTATATATATGCTTGCCTTTTGCAGTTTCCATGCATTGTGATACTTTTCTTTAAAGCTTTTCCAGTATAGTCCACATCTGGGGCCAAATAGAGCATCGAGCATAAAAGCCTCTATTGAATCTTGTTCATTGAGTGATAAAACTGAACTGTTGATTTCTATAACAGGTTCGCCGCACTTGAAAGAGCGAACATGTATACCAACAAATATGTCACAGTACCTAAGACATAAATTATTCGGTGTAGTTACTTGGTCTTACGTGTAATCTTCCTTATTAACAAGGACGACTATTCATAGGAAAGGAGCTCCCAGCTCGCAGCTCGTTGAACCTTGTCGCAGAGTTTTTCCATCCATAATTTTTGCAGCGTGCTTCTGTCAAAAGTATCGCAAAGCATTTTCTTTGGTATTCTGCCGATGCCAATCCCCCGTGCAAGGTGC
Above is a window of Nicotiana tabacum cultivar K326 chromosome 8, ASM71507v2, whole genome shotgun sequence DNA encoding:
- the LOC107794622 gene encoding uncharacterized protein LOC107794622 isoform X1 → MEAEKRVASSKKAENNRDKKMTRKEILEKKKKVQEIIKAALSEKDPLSSFPSFHHYSTKDLSVYLDSGRGDYLSSSVKQYIQYLLKVNMEVAYGTEWPKEEKVKRREMVSSEARYIFVYETVNADANIMFKLSKKGRSNADGTDDKGHLVAFVHYRFTIEEEIPVLYVYELQLEQRVQGKGLGKFLMLLIELIAQKSKMSALVLTVQKANMTAIHFYRNKLRYLISTMSPSQMGLQSNYEILCKSFDSETKAVLEVCNPFSLVLNIKPKRTQIRFDISHALKILPRIHASDYCINWSEDNCVQGDSKSVLQSILQSSSMSA
- the LOC107794622 gene encoding uncharacterized protein LOC107794622 isoform X4, whose amino-acid sequence is MEAEKRVASSKKAENNRDKKMTRKEILEKKKKVQEIIKAALSEKDPLSSFPSFHHYSTKDLSVYLDSGRGDYLSSSVKQYIQYLLKVNMEVAYGTEWPKEEKVKRREMVSSEARYIFVYETVNADANIMFKLSKKGRSNADGTDDKGHLVAFVHYRFTIEEEIPVLYVYELQLEQRVQGKGLGKFLMLLIELIAQKSKMSALVLTVQKANMTAIHFYRNKLRYLISTMSPSQMGLQSNYEILCKSFDSETKAVLEMKFLTWNKLQSMLWSRFQFCNFFSVQ
- the LOC107794622 gene encoding uncharacterized protein LOC107794622 isoform X3 codes for the protein MEAEKRVASSKKAENNRDKKMTRKEILEKKKKVQEIIKAALSEKDPLSSFPSFHHYSTKDLSVYLDSGRGDYLSSSVKQYIQYLLKVNMEVAYGTEWPKEEKVKRREMVSSEARYIFVYETVNADANIMFKLSKKGRSNADGTDDKGHLVAFVHYRFTIEEEIPVLYVYELQLEQRVQGKGLGKFLMLLIELIAQKSKMSALVLTVQKANMTAIHFYRNKLRYLISTMSPSQMGLQSNYEILCKSFDSETKAVLEITAYKVIQNPSCKASYKVLACQLDDNETCEEVA
- the LOC107794622 gene encoding uncharacterized protein LOC107794622 isoform X2, which produces MEAEKRVASSKKAENNRDKKMTRKEILEKKKKVQEIIKAALSEKDPLSSFPSFHHYSTKDLSVYLDSGRGDYLSSSVKQYIQYLLKVNMEVAYGTEWPKEEKVKRREMVSSEARYIFVYETVNADANIMFKLSKKGRSNADGTDDKGHLVAFVHYRFTIEEEIPVLYVYELQLEQRVQGKGLGKFLMLLIELIAQKSKMSALVLTVQKANMTAIHFYRNKLRYLISTMSPSQMGLQSNYEILCKSFDSETKAVLEVCNPFSLVLNIKPKRTQIRFDISHALKILPRIHASDYCIN
- the LOC107794622 gene encoding uncharacterized protein LOC107794622 isoform X5; this translates as MEAEKRVASSKKAENNRDKKMTRKEILEKKKKVQEIIKAALSEKDPLSSFPSFHHYSTKDLSVYLDSGRGDYLSSSVKQYIQYLLKVNMEVAYGTEWPKEEKVKRREMVSSEARYIFVYETVNADANIMFKLSKKGRSNADGTDDKGHLVAFVHYRFTIEEEIPVLYVYELQLEQRVQGKGLGKFLMLLIELIAQKSKMSALVLTVQKANMTAIHFYRNKLRYLISTMSPSQMGLQSNYEILCKSFDSETKAVLEEYYAKIF
- the LOC107794622 gene encoding uncharacterized protein LOC107794622 isoform X6 yields the protein MEAEKRVASSKKAENNRDKKMTRKEILEKKKKVQEIIKAALSEKDPLSSFPSFHHYSTKDLSVYLDSGRGDYLSSSVKQYIQYLLKVNMEVAYGTEWPKEEKVKRREMVSSEARYIFVYETVNADANIMFKLSKKGRSNADGTDDKGHLVAFVHYRFTIEEEIPVLYVYELQLEQRVQGKGLGKFLMLLIELIAQKSKMSALVLTVQKANMTAIHFYRNKLRYLISTMSPSQMGLQSNYEILCKSFDSETKAVLEE